Within Vicia villosa cultivar HV-30 ecotype Madison, WI linkage group LG1, Vvil1.0, whole genome shotgun sequence, the genomic segment GGTGACTCACTGAGGGTATtgcactctaatgatcacttccgagctttcactagagacgtcctcttttatttcctgaaaataaaacaaacaaacagagaaattagttattaaaaccgtgggtttcctcccacgaagcgcttcgtttaacgtcgcatggctcgacggtccattaccctttattatggagggtatttcctttttcaaaccttgttgcttgtcacttccgcaaccacaaactcatgaagatgaaaagcatggacaacttttctcttcaattcacttcccacGTTCTTCTTCTCACCTTGCTCTTTCTCTtccaccttcttcttgacttccttagccttcttaggacttttgacagctacataagttggttccacccgagaggctatgcttgaaactttttcttggagttgttcaggccttttgtctttttcCTCACTTTCCTGCATATCCatagaagtttgatcatttacacctgtcctatgtttcttaactcctaacatcttcaaggttacttcttcaacAAATGATTtaagcgttagtgtccctttttcaatgtcaaagttgcagcggtctgtcaacaaaaagggtctcccaagaaggataggagtttcttcatcttccggaatgtccatgatgtggaagtcaacagggaatacaaacttatcaacctctactagtacatcttcagctaccccatatgatttcttgatggtgtgattaGCGAATCTTAACTTTTTCTTACTTTCCTTAACctctcccaattcaagctttttgaaaatagatagtggcattaaactcacattGGAACCAGAATCGATGAGTACCTTTTTGAACAttctattcttgatagtgcatggtatcgccacagctccagggtctttcctcttggttgggatcttccttactgacgagactataccacacttctcagttgcaatcttttgttctccttccactgatctcttttttgtcattacctccttcataaatttcttatacaagggcatatgctcaagtgcttcgaaaaAGGGTAGATtgacctctaactttttgaacaaagcagtaaacttctcaaagtctttctcttttgaatccttctctgtcactctggaagggaaaggtagtttgatcagcGATtccgcatctttcttatttttttcttcaaatggtttaactggtggtaccacaacttctggctctttcggattctctcttatttccaaatccacctctattaccatggggtcatcaatttcttctttctcttttttcgaTTCTGACACttttttactccttgttgtaacagcattaatcttcgcttggtctttcggatttttcacagttaaGCTCGGAAAGgcaccttgtgcctgtagagtgaggtgctgtgctatttgacccacttgaacttccagatttttgattgaggttgtggtgttcctgtggttgtttattgtctcttcttgaaactgagagcattgtccagccaatctctcgatagctatttcccactctgccttctgagggccttgttgttgttgatctttccccgagaaatttggatgattcttccacccaggattataggtgttagaatatggattgttttgcctcaagaattttaTTTCTTCAATCTGTTTTGGAGTAGCAATACAAcatacagtttggtgaggaccatggcaaatttcacaacttacaggttgagcttgttgaacttgagccacctgttgtgtacctatgtTCATAGCTTTCAGTTTCTTTTTAACTTCTGCAGCTATGGCATCTTCAAcctgaatttttgaagtttccagcttaagatcaatgattccttccggtttgctagcacacctgtcatacagctccaaatgctcatttgcagctattgcttcaatgatttttatgatgccggaggctgttgtgaaatttgttgagcctccagctgctgtatcaatcaactgctttgttttcattctgagcccattgacaaatacttgcatctgttcagtcttgtccatattatgagtgggacatgctactagaattgttttgaatcttttgtaggcctttcctaagggctcaccctccttctgcttgaagtttaagatgtcatacctcttcctgataaatacagatgcgggaaaatactcattcaagaaagccttttccatctcttccaatgatgtaatgctgcccgctggaagagaatagaaccactattctgcttcttcggccaaggtgaatggaaacattctcagcttctttgcctcttctgtatgtccttcaatttttaaagttgtactcatggtcagaaacctctgtaggtgcttgtttgcatcttcattaacctttctggtgaaaggttttctttcaagCTGGTTTATcgtgctcggatgcaattgaaagtTGGCCGCATTAACCAgttggttgacaatagttagtCTACCCCCTGGCGTGTTTGTAGCACCATaatctccgagaagtctctccggtggtggtacctcgcccatggtctcttcttcactttcggtgtctgaaccagaatgaactgtaatcacttctttctcggattccagtttagcttgatgagcttgtctgcgccttgcgtgcaaagtctATTCAATTTCTGCATCAAAgataaattcagctgaggcctcgcataaaaagattagacaattatcagaatgggaaagaaaaataaaaatttgcaggaaataaaattttagtcgcagagcaacaaaattctaattgaaataaatctaaaaactctataatcttctgcagtccccggcaacaacgccaaaaacttgatcggtaaaatagcaagtgtactattttgcctctgtagtaataaagggaaattccccgaatgttgaatctcaaggactgcgtgacgatacagagttttatcagtatttcaattaaaaaaaattcaaaaggagTTTaggttggttttgcaaataaagtaaatatacaggataatagaacgatgaacagagatgagtaggatGCTAGGGATGGTGAATGATTTGATCATGCAACAAATATAACTATATCTTGCAATAATGGTTTGCCCAATTGACTATCAGTTCTTAAGGTTTATTATTCTCAAGTCCTCAAGTAATAATTCTTTAATCCCTCAACCTAATCACTATGTCCATAGAAATTATGGCTGACATTAAGCTTTCCAATATCAAGAATATTCTGATTATTAaagggtattcctagtcctaggtaatatctactaAAATATGTTCTCAGACAGATCATGAACAACAGCTGGTCCGGCTTAATTGTATCACATAAAATCAATTTCCGTTTGTCCGACAGAAAAAGAAATAAGACAGTAAGAGAACAAATCAATATAGAACAAACCacattatcattacaaaaatataaatttattcattacagatcaaaatcagggtcaccccctagcattggagggtttagctactcataacaataaaaaaaatcatagttTTGATTgcagacattacagataaatgaaggaatcagatcttcaatggcaaaagctcatggAATTCTTCACTCCTtgcatcaatcttgaattctccagcctctctaaTGTATTTTCGCACCCAAAACTGTCCAACCCCTGTTCAAACGCATTCTCCTCCTTTTAATTCTGCCTGATtgggcttttcagcaagaaagcccaattttcacgtgcacacgcgtgtgggcacgTGTTTGGTGCTGTGACACGCGTCCTAGGACGCGTCTGGGCAGAAGGGCCATTTTCCTTTGCTTTTCTGgcttctgggacgcgtgtgggcatgCGTCTGGTGGTATGgaacgcgtgtgggcacgcgtttgATGGTCTGGAACGCGTCTGGGCAGAGGTGTGTCTTTCTGGCTCCTTGCAGGTCATgggacgcgtctggggacgcgtttgcTCAGCATACTGCATTTTTCTACTCCCACACGCATGTGAGGATGCGTACCAGTAGCAGAGGTGTTTTTCCATAAGTCACACACGTCTTGGGACGCATTTGGCCAGCGttatgacttttcttcagttttgcACTTTTTCACACTGATTTTTTCCATTTCATTCATCCGAGCctacaaacacttaaacacaaaaccaaagcataaaatgacgaataatgaaataaaacataaaataaaatacttcaaaaacaactaaaaacaactgtaaatatatgtgtgaaaaccactgatcagggtTCCTCTTCCTCAATGGTTGTGTTCTTTGTAACTTTTGGTGTTTTGACTCCAGGTGCCATGTTAATCTCCTCGTAGCTTGCTACAGAAATAGATTCAACATCTACATTGGAGCTTCTTTTAGATCCATCCTTCCTTACGCTCTATTTCAGCGCCGTGGTGAGAACCGTAGTCAGTGGAACCTTTTTCTTCGGCCTCCCCCTTTCTCGACCGTACCCTATAGAGTAAGTACCAACTTGAAATCTCTACAAAGACGTCCCTACACCTAAGTTCGAGGAATACCGAATTTGATTTTTGGTGAAAACAACACTTGGCCAGAACCATGACCTCTCGGCACGAACTCTGGATGACCAGAGCTCTATTCCCCTGGAAACCAAAGCGCATAaagcagaaaaaaaaaaacaaaaaaaatatgataCTTCCTTTTCACTAGTATCATTTcacgatttttttttcaaatcatttGCAAACATAAAATTCAATTAGATATACGATATTAATTCTTGAACATTTGTTTACAAAAAATATGAAACTATTCTATATTTTAAAAGTctgaaaatattataaaatttatagtaatattttattatattatattatattatattaaaattatatttagccGGATCAACCCGCTTAAACTCCCGTCAAAAACCTCTAAACCTTGATCTCTTGtctatttcaatttatttaagtTTAATTTTTGGTCTGATTTTGATTGTCTTACTTTTATCATATCAttataaaaatatacaaatttaaataaataatgataTTATGATTTATAATAATTGGTCATTAATAAcataaattattgaaaataaattagatcaaattaattgattttgtttagttttaaaaaatcaaattaatttaatagATTTGATTTTTCTTAAAGAGGAAGATAATAATTTATTCATAATGGAATTGAGTTTCAAAAAGCCCAatccaaattaaaaaaataaatcttaTTTATGCCTCCATCTATGCCAGGCGCCAGCGAAAACAATTCAACTTGTATCTTGTAACCTAACAAGTACGAACTCGCACCGGCTGCTTGCGATGTATTTCCACAATCATCATAACGACAAAGTTTTCACTCAACCTCTTTCTATGAATAGCAATAAATCATGTTCCCAATTGCCGGAAGAACTCATCATCGAGATTCTCCTCAGACTTCCGGTAAGATCCCTCCATCAATTCAAATGCATTTCTAAATTATGGAAAACTCTAATTTCAGATCCGCAATTTGTAAAGCGCCATCTTCAAATTTCAACCGCTAATCCAAGTTTAACCCACCAGCGATTATACTTTTCTCAGTTGAAAAAACCCGACAAAATCGTATATTATCCTTTAAAGCCATTATTCGAAAACCTATTACCTCCGGTTAGCTTCAGCAGCATCATGGAGAAACAATATAGTATTATAGGTTCATATAATGGGTTGTTGTGTTTGTACAATGTATATGAACGTTGTGTCATGCTGCGTAATCCTTCTATCATGTTCGAATCCAAAAAATCTCCACCAGTTTCCCTTGATTGGACTATCCAACATCATGGCTTTGGATATGATCAAGTTAATAACAAGTACAAAGTATTACTTGCTATGCCTTTAGAAGAATGAtcatgctttgaccaaaatttATATCTTTGGTGAAGATTCTTGGAAAACCATTCCGAATTTTCCTACATCCCGTGCGCCCTTGAGGTTGTCAGCGAAATTTGTGAGAAGCACTTTTAATTGGATAGTTGAAAAAAGAGATGTTATTTCTAATCAAACTGTGATTCTTTCCTTTGATTTGGGAAATGAGACTTACAAGGAAATCTTAATGCCTCAAGAGAAAATGGTGTTATTCTTCTTATGAACTCAGATAGTTATCAATTTGTCTTATATAACTTAAATAGTGGTAAGTTGGACTATTTATTGGAAGATACCTACAATTTTAGGTTTAATCTGCATATTTGCTCTGAGAGTCTTATATCAGTGACATGGTAATTCATATTTGTGAAACCTTTTAAGTTTTACATACATGACTTTTAATTAAAATGGGTTTACTTTTGCTTCATATCTTGTTATGTTGCTTTTTATTACTTTTGCTACATACATGACTTTTAGTTAAAATAGGTTGGGATATTGCTTTTTATTAAGAAACCTTTATATATTAAATACCAAAACTCATTATGTATCTTCTTATGCCATATAGTGGATTGGATTGTATCATCATCAGGTGTAGCATTCATTATGCGATGATAATTACCAAGGACTAAGCcattattgaagaaaaaaatagagtttGAATACATGAGTCACAATATATATCAGTGCAATTTTGTTGATATAGTCATGTACGTGCAGGAAATACAATACAATTAATACTCTTTGCCAACATAAACTGTAAAAATAGTCATGAACAAAATATTTACATTGCATTTTGATgtatagattaaaaaaaattgaagaaagttTGTGTGGGAAATTATTAACACAATGGAAAAAAAGTTGCCACTCATAAAAGAAGAGAGGAGATGACATGTTTCAATTTCTCTGAGGCGGtgctttaaaaagaaaaataagttagAATTTCTGGTTTTGTAGAATGgtttaaaaatatagaaaaaatttaaataactagatttaaaaaaaaacaaaaattaaaaattaaaaaaaaaaacaaaaatttcaaagTATTTACCTGGGTAACCAGGTTTGAGGGGTGTCTTACACACAGGAGCCACCCCTCATGGCGTCAATGTGCAAAATTATGTGTGTATGCGCCGCCCCAGGTGGTG encodes:
- the LOC131649993 gene encoding F-box/kelch-repeat protein At3g23880-like is translated as MYFHNHHNDKVFTQPLSMNSNKSCSQLPEELIIEILLRLPVRSLHQFKCISKLWKTLISDPQFVKRHLQISTANPSLTHQRLYFSQLKKPDKIVYYPLKPLFENLLPPVSFSSIMEKQYSIIGSYNGLLCLYNVYERCVMLRNPSIMFESKKSPPVSLDWTIQHHGFGYDQVNNKYKVLLAMPLEE